The following coding sequences lie in one Apium graveolens cultivar Ventura chromosome 1, ASM990537v1, whole genome shotgun sequence genomic window:
- the LOC141675295 gene encoding chalcone synthase 1-like, with protein MVTVNDFRKAQLAEGPATVLAIGTATPPNCIDQSTYPDYYFRVTNNEDKTKLKEKFKRICDKSMINTRYMHLTEEFLKNNPELCDYMAPSLDARQEIVVNEVPKLGKEAATRAIKEWGLPKSKITHLIFCTTSSADLPGADFRLAKLLELSPSVKRSMLYQQGCFAGGTVLRLAKDMAENNKGARVLIVCSELTIMTFRGPNENHPDSLIGQALFGDGAVAVIVGSDPVIGVEKPLFEIVSAAQTILPDSDGAINGHLRKMGLTFHLLKDVPGLISKNIRKSLVEAFKPLGITDWNSIFWIAHPGGPAILDQIQKELSLKPEKLKSTRQVLRDYGNLSSASVLFIMDEMRKASVKDGKKTTGEGLDWGVLFGFGPGLTVETVVLHSVPT; from the exons ATGGTGACCGTTAATGACTTCCGAAAGGCCCAACTGGCTGAAGGTCCGGCAACTGTGCTGGCTATCGGAACAGCTACGCCACCTAACTGTATCGATCAGAGCACGTATCCAGATTATTATTTTCGTGTCACCAATAACGAAGATAAAACGAAGCTAAAAGAAAAATTTAAGCGCATTT GTGACAAATCGATGATCAATACTCGTTATATGCACTTAACTGAGGAGTTTCTGAAAAATAATCCAGAGTTGTGCGATTACATGGCACCATCACTTGATGCTAGGCAAGAGATTGTGGTTAATGAAGTGCCAAAGCTAGGAAAAGAAGCAGCTACAAGGGCCATAAAAGAATGGGGGCTGCCAAAGTCGAAAATCACCCACCTTATCTTTTGCACCACTAGCAGTGCTGATTTGCCTGGTGCGGACTTTCGCCTTGCCAAGCTTCTCGAGCTCAGTCCATCCGTCAAGCGCTCCATGTTGTACCAACAAGGTTGTTTTGCTGGTGGCACGGTTCTTCGTCTTGCCAAAGACATGGCTGAGAACAACAAAGGTGCTCGTGTGCTTATCGTTTGCTCTGAGCTCACTATCATGACATTTCGGGGTCCTAACGAAAATCATCCTGATAGTTTAATAGGCCAGGCCTTGTTTGGCGATGGAGCTGTTGCGGTGATAGTGGGCTCAGACCCGGTTATTGGAGTGGAGAAACCTTTGTTCGAGATTGTTTCTGCAGCTCAGACCATCCTTCCGGACAGTGATGGTGCTATAAATGGTCATCTTCGGAAGATGGGGCTTACTTTTCATCTTCTTAAAGATGTTCCCGGGCTGATTTCAAAGAACATTCGGAAGAGCTTAGTTGAGGCATTCAAACCCTTGGGTATAACTGACTGGAACTCGATATTTTGGATTGCACATCCTGGAGGCCCAGCTATACTCGATCAAATCCAAAAAGAGTTAAGCTTGAAGCCTGAAAAACTGAAGTCTACAAGACAGGTTCTAAGGGACTATGGAAACTTGTCAAGTGCTAGTGTTCTGTTCATAATGGATGAAATGAGAAAGGCTTCGGTTAAGGATGGAAAGAAAACTACTGGCGAAGGACTTGATTGGGGTGTTCTGTTTGGTTTCGGGCCTGGTCTCACTGTCGAGACTGTTGTTCTTCACAGCGTGCCTACTTAA
- the LOC141675287 gene encoding chalcone synthase 1 codes for MVTVNEFRKAQQAEGPATVLAIGTATPPNCVDQSTYADYYFRVTNSEHRTDLKEKFKRMCDKSMINTRYMHLTEELLKENPEICEYMAPSLDARQDIAVNEVPKLGKEAATRAIKEWGQPKSKITHLIFCTTSGVDMPGADFRLTKLLGLRPSVKRFMMYQQGCFAGGTVLRLAKDLAENNRGARVLVVCSEITVVTFRGPNDTHLDSLVGQALFGDGAGAVIVGSDPVIGIEKPLFEIVSAAQTIVPDSDGAIDGHLREVGLTFHLLKDVPGLISKNIRKSLVEAFKPLGINDWNSIFWIAHPGGPAILDQIEAELSLKAEKLKSTRQVLRDYGNLSSACVLFILDEMRKASAKDGKKTTGEGLDWGVLFGFGPGLTVETVVLHSVPT; via the exons ATGGTGACTGTCAATGAGTTCCGAAAGGCACAGCAGGCTGAAGGTCCGGCCACGGTGTTGGCAATCGGAACTGCTACGCCTCCTAATTGTGTCGATCAAAGCACGTATGCAGATTATTATTTTCGTGTCACTAATAGCGAACATAGAACGGATCTCAAAGAAAAATTTAAGCGCATGT GTGACAAATCGATGATCAATACTCGTTACATGCACTTAACTGAAGAACTGCTAAAGGAAAATCCAGAAATCTGCGAGTACATGGCACCATCTCTTGATGCTAGGCAAGACATTGCTGTTAATGAAGTGCCAAAGCTAGGAAAAGAAGCAGCTACAAGGGCTATAAAAGAATGGGGCCAGCCAAAGTCCAAAATCACCCACCTTATCTTTTGCACCACTAGTGGTGTTGATATGCCTGGTGCAGACTTTCGCCTCACCAAGCTTCTCGGGCTGCGTCCTTCAGTCAAGCGCTTCATGATGTACCAACAAGGTTGCTTTGCAGGTGGCACGGTTCTTCGTCTTGCAAAAGACTTGGCTGAGAACAACAGAGGTGCTCGTGTGCTTGTCGTTTGCTCTGAGATCACTGTTGTTACATTTCGGGGGCCTAACGATACTCATCTTGATAGTCTGGTAGGCCAAGCCTTGTTTGGAGATGGAGCTGGTGCAGTAATAGTGGGATCAGACCCTGTCATTGGAATTGAGAAACCATTGTTTGAGATTGTTTCTGCAGCCCAAACCATTGTTCCTGATAGTGATGGTGCTATCGATGGTCATCTTCGGGAGGTTGGGCTTACTTTTCACCTTCTTAAAGATGTTCCCGGGCTGATTTCAAAGAACATTAGGAAGAGTTTAGTTGAGGCATTTAAACCCTTGGGTATAAATGACTGGAACTCGATTTTTTGGATTGCACATCCCGGGGGACCAGCTATTCTAGATCAAATTGAAGCAGAATTAAGCTTAAAGGCCGAGAAACTGAAGTCTACAAGACAGGTTCTAAGGGACTATGGAAACTTATCCAGTGCTTGTGTACTGTTCATATTGGATGAAATGAGAAAGGCTTCGGCCAAGGATGGCAAGAAAACTACTGGAGAAGGACTTGATTGGGGTGTTCTGTTTGGCTTTGGGCCTGGTCTCACTGTCGAGACTGTTGTTCTTCACAGCGTGCCTACTTAA